In a genomic window of Thalassophryne amazonica chromosome 12, fThaAma1.1, whole genome shotgun sequence:
- the LOC117521451 gene encoding gastrula zinc finger protein XlCGF57.1-like isoform X1: MLQILVSKEEMLPEQQTFECKGIKEEEEKLCRSQEGHQLHRLTESDISNLPFTVVTVKSENDEEKPQSSGVSQSQTEGTAEALAISSTADRTPMSHAIAEEYGRQQTGSNLSQYSCLQPIISGRSSDSSGTETEDSYDRNQTRELNLGFTSLKNCDTGVVDSRCNIGSKQFNCSDCGKALGHMSFSKKQKRMQVCKTLFRCTECDKMWRQSVGLDKHTRMFTGEKPFGCFHCGRRFGQKCHLYRHMKIHTGEKPFICFHCGRRFRQKCHLNRHVITHTAEKPFGCSVCGKIFSQRKQLKRHIGNHTGEKPFDCSECGKRFGQKNTLSAHMRIHTGEKPFGCSECDKRFGHKSSLDSHMIIHSGERPFACPECDQRFGRKSGLTKHMIIHTGEKPFACSACGKRYGGIGDLNKHMRIHTGEKPFGCSECGKRFGQKTSLNTHMRIHTGEKRFGCSDCGKRFGGIGGLKRHLRIHTGEKPFSCSECSKRFAQKSNLETHMRIHTGEKPFGCSDCDKRFVQKTSLDVHMRTHTAEKPFDCSVCGKIFGRKKQLNRHMEIHTGEEPEEIPLGNPWSPKCP; encoded by the coding sequence ATGCTGCAGATATTAGTGAGTAAAGAAGAAATGCTTCCTGAACAGCAGACCTTTGAATGTAAAggcattaaagaagaagaagaaaaactctGCAGAAGTCAGGAGGGACACCAGCTTCACAGACTGACGGAGTCTGATATTTCAAACCTACCTTTCACTGTTGTCACTGTGAAGAGTGAGAATGATGAAGAAAAACCACAGTCGTCAGGGGTTAGTCAAAGCCAAACTGAAGGGACCGCAGAGGCTCTGGCCATCAGCTCAACTGCAGACAGAACACCGATGTCACACGCTATTGCAGAGGAATATGGACGGCAGCAGACAGGCAGCAATTTGAGTCAGTATAGTTGTTTACAACCCATTAtaagtggcaggagttcagacagttctggaacagagacTGAAGATAGCTATGATCGAAATCAGACCAGGGAACTTAATTTGGGGTTCACCTCCCTGAAAAACTGTGATACAGGCGTTGTCGATAGCAGGTGTAACATTGGTAGTAAACAGTTTAATTGCTCTGATTGTGGAAAAGCACTTGGTCACATGAGCTTTTCAAAGAAACAGAAGAGAATGCAAGTATGTAAGACACTCTTTCGCTGTACTGAGTGTGACAAAATGTGGAGACAATCAGTCGGCCTGGACAAACACACGAGAATGTttacaggagaaaaaccatttggctgttttcaTTGTGGtagaagatttggacaaaaatgTCATCTATATAGACATAtgaaaattcatacaggagagaaaccatttatcTGTTTTCATTGTGGTAGAAGATTTAGACAAAAATGCCATCTGAATAGACATGTGATAACTCATACAGCTGAGAAACCATTTGGTTGTTCAGTGTGTGGTAAAATATTTAGTCAAAGAAAACAGCTGAAAAGACACATTGGaaatcatacaggagagaaaccatttgactgttctgagtgcggaaaaagatttggacaaaaaaaCACTCTGAgtgcacacatgagaattcatacaggagaaaaaccctttggctgttctgagtgtgataaAAGATTTGGGCATAAAAGCAGTTTGGATTCTCATATGATTATTCATTCAGGAGAGAGACCATTTGCCTGTCCAGAGTGTGACCAAAGATTTGGACGTAAAAGTGGTCTaacaaaacacatgataattcacacaggagagaaaccatttgcttGTTCTGCATGTGGAAAAAGATATGGTGGTATAGGTGATCTAAACAAACATATGAGAATTCATacgggagagaaaccatttggctgttctgagtgcggtaaaagatttggacaaaaaaccagtctgaacacacacatgagaattcatacgggAGAGAAACGATTTGGCTGTTCTgactgtggtaaaagatttggaggtATAGGTGGTCTAAAGAGACACTtgagaattcacacaggagagaaaccatttagctgttcagaGTGTAGCAAAAGATTTGCTCAAAAAAGCAATCTGgaaacacacatgagaattcatactggtgagaaaccatttggctgctcAGACTGTGACAAAAGATTTGTACAAAAAACGAGTCTGGATGTCCACATGAGAACTCATACAGCAgagaaaccatttgactgttcagTATGTGGTAAAATatttggaagaaaaaaacagctgaacagacacatggaaattcatacaggagaagaacctgaagaaatacctctaggcaatccctggtcacccaagtgcccatga